From the Leucobacter tenebrionis genome, one window contains:
- a CDS encoding substrate-binding domain-containing protein yields the protein MSKHIHQRRPITRAFTALAVAGLALSGCASGSGGGSDGADDTTASSDLGECGTVPVLEPNDPNGLLDGLSDEVKSAYNGYPLEIKESAWADWTPDHEGPFTAAMITNPPTNPFQVSLYDAIKKTLAENDVELIAEYAPANHQDVPQQLQQFEEAMSRDPDIIYFLPLAPEPSLEVIEAAGEAGIPVVVFQTPVDSEYALSVASNQVLQSMEVGAQVYEAMGGEGNLLRVAGVPGITSDTDALAGYNAALELCPGISIGGEVTGFFESGTAQAETLKYLSANPAPVDGVIHSGTMGLGVLNAFLESGREPVPIADIGALQGFISWALQNPDYPYVGTASPTARMGEAMAEVGIRTLHGEGPKVNQVITHPFIVNRDNIEEWGDESWDLADQTDFAGDPKAYFPGDSLDEFFNNPG from the coding sequence TTGAGCAAGCACATCCACCAGAGACGACCGATCACCAGGGCGTTCACCGCCCTCGCCGTGGCGGGCCTCGCGCTCTCCGGTTGCGCCTCCGGCTCCGGCGGCGGGTCCGACGGCGCCGACGACACCACCGCGTCCTCCGATCTCGGCGAGTGCGGCACCGTGCCCGTGCTCGAACCCAATGATCCGAACGGCCTGCTGGACGGCCTCAGCGACGAGGTGAAGTCCGCATACAACGGCTACCCGCTCGAGATCAAGGAGTCGGCCTGGGCCGACTGGACCCCCGACCACGAGGGGCCGTTCACTGCAGCCATGATCACCAATCCGCCGACCAACCCGTTCCAGGTCAGCCTCTACGATGCGATCAAGAAGACGCTCGCCGAGAACGACGTGGAGCTCATCGCCGAGTACGCCCCGGCGAACCACCAGGACGTGCCGCAGCAGCTGCAGCAGTTCGAGGAGGCGATGTCCCGCGATCCCGACATCATCTACTTCCTCCCGCTCGCCCCCGAGCCGAGCCTCGAGGTCATCGAGGCCGCGGGGGAGGCGGGGATCCCGGTGGTCGTCTTCCAAACCCCGGTCGACTCCGAGTACGCCCTCAGCGTGGCGAGCAACCAGGTGCTCCAGTCGATGGAAGTGGGCGCCCAGGTCTACGAGGCGATGGGCGGCGAGGGCAACCTCCTGCGCGTCGCCGGAGTCCCCGGCATCACGAGCGACACCGACGCGCTGGCCGGTTACAACGCCGCGCTCGAACTCTGCCCGGGCATCTCCATCGGCGGCGAGGTGACCGGCTTCTTCGAGTCGGGCACCGCCCAGGCGGAGACGCTGAAGTACCTCTCGGCGAACCCCGCGCCGGTGGACGGCGTCATCCACTCGGGCACGATGGGCCTCGGCGTGCTCAACGCCTTCCTGGAGTCCGGGCGCGAACCCGTGCCCATCGCGGACATCGGCGCCCTGCAGGGCTTCATCAGCTGGGCGCTGCAGAACCCCGACTACCCCTACGTCGGCACCGCGTCGCCCACCGCGAGGATGGGGGAGGCCATGGCGGAGGTGGGGATCCGAACCCTGCACGGCGAGGGCCCGAAGGTGAACCAGGTCATCACCCACCCGTTCATCGTCAATCGCGACAACATCGAGGAGTGGGGCGACGAGTCCTGGGACCTTGCGGACCAGACCGACTTCGCGGGCGATCCGAAGGCGTACTTCCCCGGCGACTCGCTGGACGAGTTCTTCAACAACCCGGGTTGA
- a CDS encoding sugar ABC transporter ATP-binding protein, producing MNEHQPPRLSLDGIGKRFGATRALVHASIKLHAGEVHTLLGENGSGKSTLVKIIGGVHQPDQGTVRLGGSDVSMRSPREASELGIETVFQEVLTAGGQSVVDNVWLGAGGLFRRRLSPASQREKAAEVLGRLLGDAPLDLPAAKLSLSERQAVCIARSLVRDPRVLILDESTAALDVQTRDRLFAEMRRLTEEGASVLFISHRMDEVEAVSDRVTVLRTGRTVSTVEREAMSIPNLIQDMTGERGGLAAREKEPRTPGAAVLEARGVRLGDGAAPIDLTVRAGEIIGLCGLEGHGQDLFIRRLGGVASGAGRVVRIGSRGRGDTEVTWRRAGRLGIAYLPRERRGESLFEAMSIRENFALPTLREDRRGGLVSARRMRERFSGFVDGLSIRLGSPDDPISTLSGGSQQKVLLARWLATGPDVLLLNDPTRGVDISTKREIYATLNRLASEGMGVVMLSSEVDEIVELVDRALVFRDREVFADLAHEGITHEAVVSAYFGQPAGSVS from the coding sequence ATGAATGAGCATCAACCCCCGCGCCTAAGTCTCGACGGCATCGGCAAGCGCTTCGGCGCCACCCGCGCACTCGTGCACGCATCGATCAAGCTGCACGCCGGCGAGGTGCACACGCTGCTCGGCGAGAACGGGTCGGGGAAGAGCACGCTCGTCAAGATCATCGGAGGCGTGCATCAGCCCGATCAGGGCACCGTGCGCCTCGGCGGCTCGGACGTCTCGATGCGCTCGCCCCGGGAGGCGAGCGAGCTCGGGATCGAGACGGTCTTCCAGGAGGTGCTGACCGCCGGAGGGCAATCGGTCGTCGACAACGTCTGGCTCGGCGCGGGCGGACTCTTCCGCCGGAGGCTGTCCCCCGCCTCGCAGCGGGAGAAGGCGGCCGAAGTGCTGGGGCGCCTTCTCGGAGACGCTCCGCTCGACCTGCCGGCGGCGAAGCTCTCGCTCTCCGAGCGCCAGGCCGTCTGCATCGCGCGGTCGCTCGTGCGCGACCCCCGAGTGCTGATCCTCGACGAGTCGACTGCGGCGCTCGACGTGCAGACCCGCGACCGGCTCTTCGCCGAGATGCGGCGACTCACCGAGGAGGGGGCGAGCGTGCTATTCATCTCGCACCGCATGGACGAGGTCGAGGCCGTCTCGGATCGGGTCACCGTGTTGCGCACCGGACGGACCGTCTCGACGGTCGAACGTGAGGCGATGTCGATCCCGAACCTGATCCAGGACATGACCGGGGAGCGCGGCGGGCTCGCCGCCCGCGAGAAAGAGCCCCGCACGCCGGGTGCCGCGGTGCTGGAGGCGCGGGGCGTGCGGCTCGGGGACGGCGCCGCCCCGATCGACCTCACGGTGCGGGCCGGCGAGATCATCGGGCTCTGCGGACTGGAGGGGCACGGGCAGGACCTCTTCATCCGCCGGCTGGGCGGTGTCGCGAGCGGAGCGGGCCGGGTCGTGCGCATCGGTTCCCGCGGCCGGGGCGACACCGAGGTCACGTGGCGGCGGGCCGGGCGGCTCGGGATCGCGTACCTCCCCCGAGAGCGCCGGGGCGAGTCGCTCTTCGAGGCGATGTCGATCCGGGAGAACTTCGCGCTGCCGACGCTGCGGGAGGACCGCCGGGGCGGGCTGGTCAGCGCGCGGCGGATGCGGGAGCGATTCAGCGGGTTCGTCGACGGCCTGAGCATCCGCCTCGGCAGCCCCGACGACCCGATCTCGACCCTCTCCGGCGGCAGCCAGCAGAAGGTGCTGCTGGCCAGGTGGCTCGCCACCGGCCCGGACGTGCTGCTGCTGAACGATCCCACGCGCGGAGTGGACATCTCGACGAAGCGGGAGATCTACGCGACGCTCAACCGCCTCGCGTCGGAGGGGATGGGCGTGGTCATGCTGTCGAGCGAGGTCGACGAGATCGTCGAGCTCGTCGACCGCGCACTCGTGTTCCGCGACCGCGAGGTGTTCGCCGACCTCGCCCACGAGGGGATCACGCACGAGGCGGTCGTCTCCGCCTACTTCGGCCAGCCGGCGGGGAGCGTCTCATGA
- a CDS encoding acetyl-CoA C-acyltransferase produces MPQISAPNRPLAATDAVLVSYARTPFGRARKGSLASERPEDLGVAAIAAAIERVPGLDPGELQDFWVGTAVPQGAQGDNLARRIAVLAGRDGLPGATINRFCASSLEAVASAARAIRAGDGDAYLVAGVESTSVEPPTTTNPHPASARAAARADALFASGEPWRDPRESGEDPDIYIAMGKTAEFVARLTGTTRLDQDSWALRSQQRAARAIADGYFDREIAPYTRADGSVVDADDGPRPQTTLEVLQGLPPAFIETGTVTAGNASPLNDGASAAVLMSARRARELGLTPLARVLGAGASALSPEIMGLGPVEASGRLLERLGLGIGDLDLIELNEAFAAQVVPVVRQLGADPEIVNPHGGAIALGHPFGATGVRLVGTLAHGLADRDGTLGLATLCVGGGQGMAMVIERLA; encoded by the coding sequence ATGCCGCAGATCAGCGCCCCCAACAGACCCCTCGCCGCGACGGATGCCGTGCTCGTGTCGTATGCCAGGACCCCGTTCGGGCGGGCCCGGAAGGGCTCGCTCGCATCCGAACGACCCGAAGATCTGGGCGTCGCCGCCATTGCCGCGGCGATCGAGCGGGTTCCGGGTCTCGACCCGGGGGAGCTGCAGGACTTCTGGGTGGGCACCGCGGTCCCGCAGGGCGCGCAGGGCGACAACCTCGCCCGCAGGATCGCGGTGCTCGCCGGCCGTGACGGGTTGCCCGGTGCGACGATCAACCGCTTCTGCGCATCATCGCTCGAGGCCGTGGCCTCGGCCGCTCGGGCAATCCGCGCCGGCGACGGCGACGCCTACCTCGTCGCGGGCGTCGAGTCGACCTCCGTGGAGCCGCCGACGACCACGAACCCCCACCCCGCGTCCGCGCGCGCCGCGGCTCGGGCCGACGCGCTCTTCGCCTCGGGAGAGCCGTGGCGGGATCCGCGCGAGAGCGGTGAGGATCCCGACATCTACATCGCGATGGGCAAGACCGCGGAGTTCGTGGCGCGGCTCACGGGCACGACGCGGCTCGACCAGGACTCCTGGGCGCTGCGCTCGCAGCAGCGCGCGGCGCGGGCGATCGCGGACGGCTACTTCGACCGCGAGATCGCCCCCTATACCCGTGCGGACGGCTCGGTGGTCGACGCCGATGACGGCCCGAGGCCGCAGACCACGCTCGAGGTGCTCCAGGGGCTGCCGCCCGCATTCATCGAGACCGGCACGGTCACCGCGGGGAATGCGAGCCCGCTCAACGACGGCGCCTCGGCCGCCGTGCTGATGAGCGCGCGTCGCGCGCGGGAGCTCGGCCTGACCCCGCTCGCACGCGTGCTCGGAGCGGGAGCGAGCGCGCTCTCCCCGGAGATCATGGGGCTGGGGCCCGTCGAGGCCTCGGGACGCCTGCTCGAGCGGCTGGGGCTCGGCATCGGGGATCTCGACCTGATCGAGCTGAACGAGGCGTTCGCGGCCCAGGTCGTGCCGGTGGTCCGGCAGCTCGGTGCGGATCCCGAGATCGTCAACCCGCACGGCGGAGCGATCGCTCTGGGCCACCCGTTCGGGGCGACGGGGGTGCGCCTCGTCGGGACGCTGGCGCACGGGCTGGCGGATCGTGACGGAACCCTGGGGCTTGCGACGCTCTGCGTCGGGGGCGGTCAGGGCATGGCGATGGTCATCGAGCGGCTGGCGTGA
- a CDS encoding aldehyde dehydrogenase family protein: MTDNALLNAITVAEAAGRAIPDAATGETIGYAPVHTVADLDAAVETAREAQTGWAALGHHERSRLLRIAADEIEAHAEELAQIIAREQGKPLNGAGARFEAGGCAVWVRNAADTAIEPEVLFEAEGTRSELHYVPLGVVAAIGPWNWPALIGIWQIAPSLRMGNAVVVKPSSYTPLSVLAVVELMNCHLPAGVLTVVSGNREVGARIASHPGIDKVMFTGSTETGREIVRSSADNLARLTLELGGNDPGIVLPGADARAIAEGLFWGIFINTGQTCAALKRLYVHDSVHDDVVAALAEIADAVPMGPGTEEGNLLGPLTTPQQFEIVGRLVDDARARGARIVTGGEPAAELGAQFYRTTIVTDIEDGAALVDEEQFGPVIPIIRYTDLEDAIARANASEQGLGASVWGDPDEARRVAERIEAGTVWINQHGTLNPMVPFGGVKASGYGLEFGAHGLKAVAAPKVITV, encoded by the coding sequence ATGACGGACAACGCATTGCTGAACGCGATCACGGTGGCCGAGGCGGCCGGGCGCGCGATACCCGACGCCGCTACCGGGGAGACGATCGGGTATGCGCCCGTGCACACGGTCGCCGATCTCGACGCCGCCGTGGAGACGGCGCGGGAGGCGCAGACGGGGTGGGCCGCGCTGGGCCATCACGAGCGCTCGCGGCTGCTGCGCATCGCCGCCGACGAGATCGAGGCTCACGCCGAGGAACTCGCCCAGATCATCGCGCGGGAGCAGGGCAAACCGCTGAACGGCGCAGGCGCGCGGTTCGAAGCGGGCGGGTGCGCGGTGTGGGTGCGGAACGCGGCCGACACCGCGATCGAGCCCGAAGTGCTGTTCGAGGCGGAGGGGACGCGGTCGGAGCTGCACTACGTGCCGCTCGGCGTCGTCGCGGCGATCGGCCCGTGGAACTGGCCGGCGCTGATCGGGATCTGGCAGATCGCGCCGTCGCTGCGGATGGGAAACGCCGTCGTGGTGAAGCCGAGCAGCTACACGCCGCTGAGCGTGCTCGCGGTGGTGGAGCTCATGAACTGTCATCTGCCGGCCGGAGTGCTGACCGTCGTGTCCGGCAACCGCGAGGTCGGGGCGCGCATCGCGAGCCATCCCGGGATCGACAAGGTCATGTTCACCGGCTCGACCGAGACCGGCCGTGAGATCGTGCGCAGCTCGGCCGACAACCTCGCGAGGCTGACGCTCGAACTCGGAGGCAACGATCCGGGGATCGTGCTGCCCGGCGCGGATGCGCGGGCGATCGCAGAGGGCCTGTTCTGGGGCATCTTCATCAACACGGGTCAGACCTGCGCGGCCCTCAAGCGCCTGTACGTGCACGACTCGGTGCATGACGACGTGGTCGCCGCGCTCGCGGAGATCGCGGATGCGGTGCCCATGGGGCCGGGCACGGAAGAGGGGAACCTGCTCGGCCCGCTGACGACGCCGCAGCAGTTCGAGATCGTGGGGCGCCTGGTCGACGACGCGCGTGCCCGGGGTGCGCGGATCGTGACCGGAGGCGAACCAGCCGCCGAACTCGGGGCGCAGTTCTACCGCACCACGATCGTGACCGACATCGAAGACGGTGCGGCGCTGGTCGACGAGGAGCAGTTCGGTCCGGTGATCCCGATCATCCGCTACACCGATCTCGAGGATGCGATCGCTCGGGCCAACGCCTCCGAGCAGGGCCTCGGCGCCTCGGTTTGGGGTGACCCCGACGAGGCCCGCAGGGTTGCGGAGCGGATCGAGGCGGGTACGGTGTGGATCAACCAGCACGGCACCCTCAACCCGATGGTGCCGTTCGGCGGGGTGAAGGCCTCGGGGTACGGGCTCGAGTTCGGAGCGCACGGACTCAAGGCCGTCGCCGCGCCGAAGGTCATCACGGTCTGA
- the proC gene encoding pyrroline-5-carboxylate reductase — MRETTNETLPRTAMIGVGSMGGAILTGLRAPDVSIELPIAVTTRSAASAAAFDDAEDVVAFAGESDPEANRRAVRGAGLVILAVKPWMISDAAREIADALEPGAIVVSVAAGVPSSAIEAELPEGVSVVRAMPNTPSHIGRGVTGIAGGSSASDQAVDTVRRLFETVGSVLVVREDQINDVAAVSGSGPAYVFLYAEHMTAAARRMGFDAEQARLLVQQTIAGAAELMVRSDEEPEQLRRNVTSPKGTTEQAVAVLQEADWGDLFDRALAANVRRSEELERGE; from the coding sequence ATGCGCGAGACGACGAACGAAACCCTGCCCCGCACCGCCATGATCGGAGTCGGCTCGATGGGGGGCGCGATCCTCACCGGCCTGCGAGCGCCCGACGTGAGCATCGAACTGCCGATCGCGGTGACGACCCGATCGGCGGCGAGCGCCGCGGCATTCGACGACGCCGAAGACGTGGTGGCCTTCGCGGGAGAGAGCGATCCCGAGGCGAACCGCCGCGCAGTGCGCGGCGCGGGCCTCGTGATCCTCGCGGTGAAGCCGTGGATGATCTCGGACGCCGCGCGCGAGATCGCCGACGCGCTCGAGCCGGGCGCGATCGTGGTCAGCGTCGCGGCCGGGGTTCCGAGCAGCGCGATCGAGGCGGAACTGCCCGAGGGCGTCTCGGTGGTGCGGGCGATGCCGAACACGCCGTCGCACATCGGGCGGGGCGTGACGGGAATCGCGGGAGGCTCGTCGGCGAGCGATCAGGCGGTCGACACGGTGCGGCGCCTGTTCGAGACGGTCGGCTCGGTGCTCGTGGTGCGCGAGGACCAGATCAACGACGTCGCCGCGGTCTCGGGATCGGGGCCGGCCTATGTCTTCCTCTACGCCGAGCACATGACCGCCGCTGCTCGGCGGATGGGGTTCGACGCGGAGCAGGCGCGGCTGCTGGTGCAGCAGACGATCGCCGGCGCCGCCGAGCTGATGGTGCGCAGCGACGAGGAGCCCGAGCAGCTGCGACGCAATGTGACGAGCCCGAAGGGCACGACCGAGCAGGCGGTCGCGGTGCTGCAGGAGGCCGACTGGGGCGATCTGTTCGACCGGGCGCTCGCCGCGAACGTGCGCCGGTCCGAGGAGCTCGAGCGCGGCGAGTAG
- the dctP gene encoding TRAP transporter substrate-binding protein DctP produces MMFSTRQHPRGLGRAAGSIGLIAVAGLVLAGCSGINNASPGGEGGDGGGETVTWTLVTGAQADTPNAAVQNWFLDRVEEVTEGRINFERTATEALCKAPEVADCVRDGRAQIGVTVPDYTPQYFPSTSMVSIPFLSQNAQATMQSIYDLHRDYDPAKAIMERNGLHHVATWPVGRFLLGGHEPITNVSQFQGAQVRVSGPIIQQAVGDAGGNIVAVTAPETYEAVERGVVSMIGGAIDFPVNYGLMELLPDWTDPGVGQYSTFGMWVNADAYDSLPDDLREQFDQVTDELNTGAGIAAFNEVAAGQCQQMKDAPTVKSLNAWEEQDTQAWKDALGDTGKEMWIDLATEQGLDDAEGVLDQYIDGLETYDDVAYDDATAACVASFEDR; encoded by the coding sequence ATGATGTTCTCCACTCGACAGCACCCCAGGGGGCTCGGCCGAGCCGCCGGATCGATCGGCCTCATCGCGGTCGCGGGCCTCGTGCTCGCCGGCTGCTCGGGCATCAACAACGCGTCGCCGGGCGGCGAAGGAGGCGATGGCGGCGGGGAGACCGTCACCTGGACGCTCGTGACGGGCGCTCAGGCCGACACCCCCAACGCGGCGGTGCAGAACTGGTTCCTCGACCGCGTCGAGGAGGTCACGGAGGGTCGCATCAACTTCGAGCGGACCGCCACCGAGGCGCTGTGCAAAGCGCCCGAAGTCGCCGACTGCGTACGCGACGGCCGGGCCCAGATCGGCGTGACCGTGCCCGACTACACGCCGCAGTACTTCCCGTCCACGAGCATGGTGAGCATCCCGTTCCTAAGCCAGAACGCTCAGGCGACGATGCAGTCGATCTACGACCTGCACCGGGACTACGATCCGGCGAAGGCGATCATGGAGCGCAACGGCCTGCACCACGTCGCCACGTGGCCGGTGGGGCGCTTCCTGCTCGGCGGGCATGAACCGATCACGAACGTCTCCCAGTTCCAGGGAGCCCAGGTGAGAGTCTCGGGCCCGATCATCCAGCAGGCCGTCGGCGACGCGGGCGGGAACATCGTCGCGGTCACCGCTCCCGAGACCTACGAGGCGGTCGAACGGGGTGTCGTATCGATGATCGGCGGCGCCATCGACTTCCCCGTGAACTACGGACTGATGGAGCTGCTGCCCGACTGGACGGATCCCGGCGTCGGCCAGTACTCGACCTTCGGCATGTGGGTCAACGCCGATGCCTACGACTCTCTGCCGGATGACCTCCGTGAGCAGTTCGATCAGGTGACCGACGAGCTCAACACGGGCGCCGGCATCGCCGCCTTCAACGAGGTCGCGGCGGGTCAGTGCCAGCAGATGAAGGACGCGCCGACGGTGAAGTCCCTGAACGCGTGGGAGGAGCAGGACACGCAGGCATGGAAGGACGCACTGGGCGACACGGGCAAGGAGATGTGGATCGACCTCGCCACGGAGCAGGGTCTCGACGACGCCGAGGGCGTGCTGGATCAGTACATCGACGGCCTCGAGACCTACGACGATGTCGCCTATGACGATGCGACGGCGGCCTGTGTGGCGTCGTTCGAGGACCGCTGA
- a CDS encoding ABC transporter permease, producing the protein MNTRPPTATVNTPLPSPRGIAGFRTALLRLPILQIAVLTVLAAWLVATVPSILNPVSIVSILMLVSLLALAAMGQTLVVILGGLDLAIPGYIIVGSFVASNLATGAGWPLPLALLTTVAVCGGVGAFVGFVSHRYEVQPLVLTLGVSAALTGGTLFIANADYSSAPPDALRSLTGITSTTFGLPVPPLILIVVVAAVLVWLFLARTVNGRRLYATGANRRAAGLARISTGTVWTGVFAMSGVTAGIAGMLLASFSSGWNATSGDPYLFTGLAAVLLGGTTFGSIRGSYTRTVLGATILTLLSTIVVSNGMSDGQSRIIYGLVIIGVVALYGRDRHVRDRF; encoded by the coding sequence ATGAACACACGACCCCCGACCGCGACGGTCAACACCCCTCTGCCTTCGCCGCGCGGGATCGCGGGATTCCGGACCGCACTGCTGCGACTACCCATCCTGCAGATCGCGGTGCTGACGGTGCTCGCCGCCTGGCTGGTGGCGACCGTGCCCAGCATCTTGAACCCGGTGTCGATCGTCTCGATCCTGATGCTCGTCTCCCTGCTCGCCCTCGCCGCCATGGGGCAGACCCTGGTCGTCATCCTCGGAGGGCTCGACCTGGCGATCCCGGGGTACATCATCGTGGGATCGTTCGTTGCCTCGAATCTCGCCACCGGAGCCGGATGGCCCCTGCCGCTCGCCCTGCTGACCACCGTCGCCGTCTGCGGCGGGGTGGGAGCCTTCGTCGGCTTCGTGAGCCACCGATACGAGGTGCAGCCCCTGGTGCTCACGCTCGGCGTCAGCGCGGCCCTGACCGGGGGCACGTTGTTCATCGCGAACGCCGACTACTCCTCGGCTCCCCCCGATGCCCTGCGGAGCCTGACCGGCATCACGAGCACGACCTTCGGCCTGCCCGTACCTCCCCTGATCCTCATCGTCGTCGTCGCCGCGGTGCTCGTCTGGCTCTTCCTCGCGCGCACCGTGAACGGGAGGCGCCTCTACGCGACGGGCGCCAACCGCCGCGCCGCGGGGCTCGCCCGGATCAGCACCGGCACGGTCTGGACGGGGGTCTTCGCCATGTCGGGCGTCACCGCCGGGATTGCGGGCATGCTCCTCGCGAGCTTCAGCTCGGGGTGGAACGCGACCAGCGGCGACCCCTACCTCTTCACGGGTCTCGCCGCGGTGCTGCTCGGCGGCACCACCTTCGGCTCGATCCGAGGCAGCTACACGCGCACCGTGCTGGGCGCCACGATCCTCACCCTGCTCTCGACCATCGTGGTGAGCAACGGGATGAGCGACGGCCAGAGCCGCATCATCTACGGCCTGGTCATCATCGGCGTCGTTGCGCTCTACGGCCGCGATCGCCACGTGAGAGACCGGTTCTGA
- a CDS encoding ABC transporter permease: MNGVLSFFRQRPWAFALLLCVVLLVLNVIVSPSFLDPARWPAILGTFAPFALVGFASTPAILSGGMDVSVGPLTTFISVVFIAVLMPAGLGSAPLAIPILLLLATGIGAINGVLVAVVRLHPVVATVGMLFLLVGLSQTIARTPVSASDRWSEGLARSVGVVPGAVITIGSALLIWYLLRRTAFVRNLLATGDSDVSAYGSGVNVTAVRVLAYSLGGLFAGIGGIALSALLQSSETSLATTYALLGLAAVVLGGTSLLGGRGGLVGSMLGAFALYLIQQFLTAAGVQTNFIQFAYGAVLILGVLLSATLLSTRGEGKR; this comes from the coding sequence ATGAACGGCGTCCTCTCGTTCTTCCGTCAGCGCCCCTGGGCGTTCGCGCTGCTGCTGTGCGTTGTGCTCCTGGTGCTCAACGTCATCGTCTCCCCGAGCTTCCTGGACCCGGCCCGATGGCCGGCGATCCTCGGCACCTTCGCCCCGTTCGCCCTCGTCGGCTTCGCCTCGACCCCCGCCATTCTCTCCGGCGGCATGGACGTGTCCGTGGGCCCCCTGACGACGTTCATCAGCGTCGTCTTCATCGCCGTGCTCATGCCCGCGGGGCTCGGGAGCGCGCCGCTCGCGATCCCGATCCTGCTGCTGCTCGCGACCGGGATCGGCGCGATCAACGGCGTGCTCGTCGCCGTGGTGCGGCTGCACCCGGTCGTCGCGACCGTGGGTATGCTCTTCCTGCTCGTCGGGCTCTCGCAGACCATCGCACGGACCCCCGTGTCCGCGAGCGACCGATGGAGCGAGGGGCTGGCGCGCTCGGTGGGCGTGGTGCCCGGAGCCGTGATCACCATCGGTTCGGCACTGCTGATCTGGTACCTGCTGCGCCGCACGGCGTTCGTGCGAAACCTGCTCGCCACGGGCGACAGCGACGTGTCGGCCTACGGTTCGGGCGTGAACGTGACTGCCGTGAGGGTGCTCGCCTACTCGCTCGGCGGCCTCTTCGCCGGGATCGGGGGAATCGCGCTGTCCGCCCTGCTGCAGTCCTCGGAGACCTCGCTCGCGACCACCTACGCGCTCCTCGGCCTCGCCGCGGTGGTGCTCGGGGGGACGAGCCTGCTGGGCGGGCGGGGAGGCCTCGTCGGATCCATGCTCGGAGCCTTCGCGCTCTACCTGATCCAGCAGTTCCTCACCGCCGCCGGCGTGCAGACCAACTTCATCCAGTTCGCGTACGGCGCCGTGCTCATCCTCGGGGTGCTGCTCAGCGCGACGCTGCTGTCGACTCGCGGCGAAGGGAAGCGATGA
- a CDS encoding oxidoreductase C-terminal domain-containing protein, with protein sequence MRGIRREKSDGVTAILGRDGWAVGVELADGERIAASGIVVDGNLRMSDEGVFAIGDCARYPNRFAGTEMRVESVQNATDHARHVAAVLTGAAESDYRSVLWFWSTQGDRRLQIAGIAMPDDEARPIEQGDDGKLVVERWRAGRLVAVETINAPGPHMPARRALA encoded by the coding sequence GTGAGAGGGATCCGGCGGGAGAAGTCAGACGGAGTCACCGCGATCCTCGGCCGCGACGGATGGGCGGTCGGCGTCGAACTGGCGGACGGCGAGCGGATCGCGGCCTCCGGGATCGTGGTCGACGGCAACCTGCGGATGAGCGACGAGGGCGTCTTCGCGATCGGCGACTGCGCGCGATACCCAAACCGGTTCGCGGGTACTGAGATGCGCGTCGAGTCGGTGCAGAACGCGACCGACCACGCGCGCCACGTTGCGGCCGTGCTCACCGGCGCCGCCGAGAGCGACTACCGCTCCGTGCTCTGGTTCTGGAGCACCCAGGGCGACCGCCGACTGCAGATCGCGGGGATCGCGATGCCCGACGACGAGGCCCGCCCGATTGAGCAGGGCGACGACGGCAAGCTCGTGGTGGAGCGGTGGCGCGCCGGCCGGCTGGTCGCCGTCGAGACGATCAATGCCCCGGGGCCTCACATGCCGGCCCGGCGCGCGCTCGCCTGA